One region of Salvelinus namaycush isolate Seneca chromosome 3, SaNama_1.0, whole genome shotgun sequence genomic DNA includes:
- the akap10 gene encoding A-kinase anchor protein 10, mitochondrial isoform X2, translated as MSFFRRKAPTSPQSPSLSLRNHHAILEAAGPSHVAINAISANMDSFARGRTAILKKQPIHMEAAHFGDLGRSSVNYLASETRSRLSKTVDQILRDNVAMPYYIQFQEARGADHLVCFWLEAESFRSTSWSRVRAHSLNSVKHSSLAEPASTPVSPDPSSNSDMDLPSIPRPSSSRPLTPSPQDANSNSSEGPMAQLVHRDSFSSVVDQRPGTPSRADTPTRQPSHRTGTSFKLQSTNALKELSDKLMKSIERDAVNIFTKYISPEAARPIPITEQLRNDIVAKICGEDGLVDPNCFVIAQSVVFAIMEQQHFSEFLRSHHFCKYQIEVLTSGSVFLADILFCESALFYFSEYMEKEDAVNVLQFWLAADNFQDQLSAKAGQYDGLEAQNDAMILYDKYFSLQATNPLGFDDSVRMEIESNICREGGPLPDCFTTPLRQAWTTMEKVYMPGFLSSNLYYKYLSDLINSVRADEFVLASTPGQGVASDLDRSTNATEGSQAQQGAKKVAAIKILKNFDEAITVDIASLDPESLYQRPYAGRMTFGKVNELGQFIREAEPEPDVKKSKGSMLSLAMKKLVQGNSDEAQEEMAWKIAKMIVNDVVHQAHHDSPGESTKL; from the exons ATGTCGTTTTTCAGGAGGAAAG CCCCAACGAGCCCCCAGTCCCCCTCCCTGAGTCTCCGGAACCACCATGCCATCCTGGAGGCGGCGGGGCCCAGCCATGTGGCTATCAATGCCATCTCTGCCAATATGGACTCCTTCGCCCGCGGACGCACAGCAATCCTCAAGAAACAGCCCATCCACATGGAGGCTGCACACTTTGGGGATCTGG GGCGCTCTAGTGTGAACTACCTGGCCTCTGAGACTCGTTCGCGCCTGTCTAAGACGGTGGATCAGATTCTGCGGGACAATGTGGCCATGCCCTACTACATCCAGTTCCAGGAGGCCCGTGGGGCTGACCACCTGGTCTGCTTCTGGCTGGAGGCAGAGAGCTTTCGCTCCACCAGCTGGTCTCGGGTCCGGGCCCACAGCCTCAACTCAGTCAAACACAGCTCCCTGGCCGAGCCCGCTTCCACCCCCGTCTCCCCCGACCCCTCATCCAACTCAGACATGGACCTACCCTCCATCCCCAGGCCTTCCTCCTCACGCCCCCTTACCCCCAGCCCCCAGGACgctaacagtaacagtagtgaaGGCCCCATGGCGCAGCTCGTCCACAGGGACTCCTTCAGCTCTGTGGTGGACCAGAGGCCTGGCACTCCCAGCAGGGCAGACACCCCCACCAGACAGCCCTCCCACAGGACAGGGACGTCATTCAAGCTGCAGTCCACCAACGCCCTCAAGGAGCTCTCAGACAAGCTAATGAAGA GTATAGAGAGAGATGCAGTGAACATCTTCACCAAGTACATCTCTCCAGAAGCTGCTAGGCCCATCCCCATCACAGAACAGCTCAGAAACGACATAGTTG CTAAAATCTGTGGGGAGGATGGACTGGTGGACCCAAACTGTTTCGTCATTGCACAGTCTGTCGTCTTCGCCATCATGGAAcaaca GCACTTTAGTGAATTCTTGCGCAGCCATCATTTCTGTAAGTACCAGATCGAAGTGTTGACAAGTGGCTCTGTGTTCCTGGCAGACATCTTATTCTGTGAGTCGGCCCTCTTCTACTTCTCTGAG TACATGGAAAAGGAGGACGCTGTGAATGTCCTGCAGTTCTGGCTGGCAGCAGATAACTTCCAGGACCAGCTGTCTGCTAAGGCTGGCCAGTACGACGGCCTGGAGGCCCAGAACGACGCCATGATCCTTTACGACAA GTATTTCTCACTCCAAGCCACCAACCCGCTGGGTTTCGATGACTCTGTGCGGATGGAGATAGAGTCTAATATCTGCAGGGAGGGAGGGCCTCTACCTGACTGCTTCACCACTCCTCTCAGACAGGCCTGGACCACCATGGAAAAG GTCTACATGCCAGGCTTCCTGTCGAGTAACCTTTACTACAAGTATCTGAGTGACCTTATCAACTCTGTCCGAGCGGATGAGTTTGTCTTGGCTAGCACTCCCGGTCAAGGCGTGGCCTCTGACCTTGACCGCAGCACCAACGCCACTGAGGGGTCTCAAGCCCAG CAAGGTGCCAAAAAGGTGGCAGCAATAAAAATCTTGAAAAACTTTGACGAAGCAATAACAGTGGACATAGCCAGCCTGGACCCAGAGTCCCTGTACCAGCGCCCCTATGCTGG AAGAATGACGTTTGGGAAAGTCAACGAGCTGGGCCAGTTTATCAGGGAGGCCGAACCAGAACCGGatgtgaagaaatccaaag gttCCATGCTCTCTCTAGCCATGAAGAAACTTGTTCAAGGCAACTCTGATGAG GCCCAGGAGGAGATGGCCTGGAAGATCGCTAAGATGATCGTCAATGACGTCGTACACCAGGCGCACCACGACAGTCCTGGCGAATCCACCAAG TTATGA
- the akap10 gene encoding A-kinase anchor protein 10, mitochondrial isoform X1 — translation MSFFRRKAKGKEPEQPVDAKVNRAPTSPQSPSLSLRNHHAILEAAGPSHVAINAISANMDSFARGRTAILKKQPIHMEAAHFGDLGRSSVNYLASETRSRLSKTVDQILRDNVAMPYYIQFQEARGADHLVCFWLEAESFRSTSWSRVRAHSLNSVKHSSLAEPASTPVSPDPSSNSDMDLPSIPRPSSSRPLTPSPQDANSNSSEGPMAQLVHRDSFSSVVDQRPGTPSRADTPTRQPSHRTGTSFKLQSTNALKELSDKLMKSIERDAVNIFTKYISPEAARPIPITEQLRNDIVAKICGEDGLVDPNCFVIAQSVVFAIMEQQHFSEFLRSHHFCKYQIEVLTSGSVFLADILFCESALFYFSEYMEKEDAVNVLQFWLAADNFQDQLSAKAGQYDGLEAQNDAMILYDKYFSLQATNPLGFDDSVRMEIESNICREGGPLPDCFTTPLRQAWTTMEKVYMPGFLSSNLYYKYLSDLINSVRADEFVLASTPGQGVASDLDRSTNATEGSQAQQGAKKVAAIKILKNFDEAITVDIASLDPESLYQRPYAGRMTFGKVNELGQFIREAEPEPDVKKSKGSMLSLAMKKLVQGNSDEAQEEMAWKIAKMIVNDVVHQAHHDSPGESTKL, via the exons ATGTCGTTTTTCAGGAGGAAAG CAAAAGGAAAGGAACCTGAGCAACCAGTTGATGCTAAAGTCAATAGAG CCCCAACGAGCCCCCAGTCCCCCTCCCTGAGTCTCCGGAACCACCATGCCATCCTGGAGGCGGCGGGGCCCAGCCATGTGGCTATCAATGCCATCTCTGCCAATATGGACTCCTTCGCCCGCGGACGCACAGCAATCCTCAAGAAACAGCCCATCCACATGGAGGCTGCACACTTTGGGGATCTGG GGCGCTCTAGTGTGAACTACCTGGCCTCTGAGACTCGTTCGCGCCTGTCTAAGACGGTGGATCAGATTCTGCGGGACAATGTGGCCATGCCCTACTACATCCAGTTCCAGGAGGCCCGTGGGGCTGACCACCTGGTCTGCTTCTGGCTGGAGGCAGAGAGCTTTCGCTCCACCAGCTGGTCTCGGGTCCGGGCCCACAGCCTCAACTCAGTCAAACACAGCTCCCTGGCCGAGCCCGCTTCCACCCCCGTCTCCCCCGACCCCTCATCCAACTCAGACATGGACCTACCCTCCATCCCCAGGCCTTCCTCCTCACGCCCCCTTACCCCCAGCCCCCAGGACgctaacagtaacagtagtgaaGGCCCCATGGCGCAGCTCGTCCACAGGGACTCCTTCAGCTCTGTGGTGGACCAGAGGCCTGGCACTCCCAGCAGGGCAGACACCCCCACCAGACAGCCCTCCCACAGGACAGGGACGTCATTCAAGCTGCAGTCCACCAACGCCCTCAAGGAGCTCTCAGACAAGCTAATGAAGA GTATAGAGAGAGATGCAGTGAACATCTTCACCAAGTACATCTCTCCAGAAGCTGCTAGGCCCATCCCCATCACAGAACAGCTCAGAAACGACATAGTTG CTAAAATCTGTGGGGAGGATGGACTGGTGGACCCAAACTGTTTCGTCATTGCACAGTCTGTCGTCTTCGCCATCATGGAAcaaca GCACTTTAGTGAATTCTTGCGCAGCCATCATTTCTGTAAGTACCAGATCGAAGTGTTGACAAGTGGCTCTGTGTTCCTGGCAGACATCTTATTCTGTGAGTCGGCCCTCTTCTACTTCTCTGAG TACATGGAAAAGGAGGACGCTGTGAATGTCCTGCAGTTCTGGCTGGCAGCAGATAACTTCCAGGACCAGCTGTCTGCTAAGGCTGGCCAGTACGACGGCCTGGAGGCCCAGAACGACGCCATGATCCTTTACGACAA GTATTTCTCACTCCAAGCCACCAACCCGCTGGGTTTCGATGACTCTGTGCGGATGGAGATAGAGTCTAATATCTGCAGGGAGGGAGGGCCTCTACCTGACTGCTTCACCACTCCTCTCAGACAGGCCTGGACCACCATGGAAAAG GTCTACATGCCAGGCTTCCTGTCGAGTAACCTTTACTACAAGTATCTGAGTGACCTTATCAACTCTGTCCGAGCGGATGAGTTTGTCTTGGCTAGCACTCCCGGTCAAGGCGTGGCCTCTGACCTTGACCGCAGCACCAACGCCACTGAGGGGTCTCAAGCCCAG CAAGGTGCCAAAAAGGTGGCAGCAATAAAAATCTTGAAAAACTTTGACGAAGCAATAACAGTGGACATAGCCAGCCTGGACCCAGAGTCCCTGTACCAGCGCCCCTATGCTGG AAGAATGACGTTTGGGAAAGTCAACGAGCTGGGCCAGTTTATCAGGGAGGCCGAACCAGAACCGGatgtgaagaaatccaaag gttCCATGCTCTCTCTAGCCATGAAGAAACTTGTTCAAGGCAACTCTGATGAG GCCCAGGAGGAGATGGCCTGGAAGATCGCTAAGATGATCGTCAATGACGTCGTACACCAGGCGCACCACGACAGTCCTGGCGAATCCACCAAG TTATGA